One part of the Humulus lupulus chromosome 9, drHumLupu1.1, whole genome shotgun sequence genome encodes these proteins:
- the LOC133799755 gene encoding uncharacterized protein LOC133799755, with protein MDSENVFDIYNAPEAPEAPSSKRHPGESSKVPQAKKTRTAGPPADGPSANVTPPSSPLEQQTPPAPVESTPSPPTPTNQTQQATPASTGGDISSRALKSVKERVAKILKHDRCREAMLTLTTGRLRSGAVTEQFKTLEQRHIEERKAANAKYAEQLEALLGEKNKLAEELKEKQNALYKAVEQRDNFKEPNRKHNQEADFSYLPERARHAEIARYVARLAEEERARVVM; from the exons ATGGACTCCGAGAATGTGTTCGACATATACAATGCCCCCGAGGCTCCCGAAGCTCCCTCGAGCAAGAGGCATCCAGGGGAAAGCAGTAAAGTGCCTCAGGCCAAGAAAACCCGTACTGCAGGCCCTCCGGCAGACGGACCCTCAGCAAATGTAACACCACCTTCTTCTCCTCTCGAGCAGCAAACTCCCCCTGCTCCTGTCGAGTCGACACCTTCTCCACCGACCCCAACCAACCAGACTCAGCAGGCTACTCCTGCTTCCACGGGGGGCGACATATCGAGTCGCGCCTTGAAATCAGTCAAAGAAAGGGTggccaaaattttgaagcacgaTCGTTGTCGAGAG GCAATGCTAACCCTTACTACCGGTCGGCTCCGCTCAGGTGCTGTCACCGAGCAGTTCAAGACTTTGGAGCAACGACACATTGAAGAACGCAAAGCTGCCAATGCGAAATACGCTGAGCAGCTTGAGGCACTGCTTGGggagaagaacaaactggctgaggagttgaaggagaagcagAATGCTCTATACAAGGCCGTCGAGCAAAGGGACAATTTCAAGGAGCCTAACCGC AAACACAACCAAGAGGCTGACTTCAGCTACCTTCCCGAGCGTGcaaggcatgctgagatagcccGCTACGTTGCTCGATTGGCagaagaagagagagcaagg gtcgtgatgtaa